The following proteins are encoded in a genomic region of Phycisphaerae bacterium:
- the rpsJ gene encoding 30S ribosomal protein S10 → MALDRIRIRMEAYDHRSLDVSALEIVEQAKRTSARVRGPIPLPTRIERYTVLRSPHVDKKSREQFEMRTHRRVIDIFDPTARTVEALNRLVVPAGVFVKIKA, encoded by the coding sequence GTGGCATTAGATCGTATCCGAATCCGAATGGAAGCGTACGACCATCGGTCGTTGGATGTTTCGGCGCTCGAAATTGTCGAGCAGGCGAAGCGCACAAGCGCTCGCGTCCGAGGCCCCATTCCGCTTCCCACGCGGATCGAACGATACACCGTGCTCCGCAGTCCGCACGTTGATAAGAAGTCGCGTGAGCAATTTGAAATGCGCACGCATCGGCGGGTGATCGATATTTTCGATCCGACCGCACGAACGGTGGAAGCCCTGAACCGGCTTGTGGTGCCGGCGGGTGTGTTCGTGAAGATCAAGGCATAG
- a CDS encoding homocysteine S-methyltransferase family protein, with the protein MAIDWADYGSRIVIAGGDFRAEWPSVNPIGGGSPIRASREDWARVEEIARRFSESGVEWLIAPTDDWNPGAGTCGQEPDEIPAGELHRAMTLAVACLRRVADAHTGDGDRPARVIGAIGPVQQLLMLGEIEESELGRIVSEQAEAIAAGGADAIICRSFTELESVVVSIRSAVAASGLPVIASMCFDSGPSYSETTLGASIPRFAECAAESGAFMIGCDGSEYPDGAPAIITMLRDVTKLPVYVELNAGRAELSESGVDYPEQPRAYAERFAALSAAGASVVSGGRGAGALHMREMVRAALRASRRRDGAR; encoded by the coding sequence TTGGCGATTGATTGGGCGGATTATGGCTCGCGCATTGTGATTGCGGGCGGAGATTTTCGGGCCGAGTGGCCGTCCGTAAATCCGATTGGCGGCGGCTCGCCCATTCGCGCGAGCCGGGAAGACTGGGCGCGCGTCGAAGAGATTGCCCGTCGATTCAGCGAGTCCGGGGTGGAGTGGCTGATTGCCCCGACGGACGATTGGAATCCCGGCGCGGGCACATGCGGCCAGGAGCCGGACGAGATTCCGGCGGGCGAATTGCATCGTGCCATGACATTGGCAGTCGCCTGCCTGCGCCGTGTCGCGGACGCGCATACCGGCGATGGCGACCGGCCGGCCCGGGTGATCGGAGCGATCGGCCCGGTTCAGCAATTGCTGATGCTCGGGGAGATTGAGGAATCGGAGCTGGGACGGATTGTTTCCGAGCAGGCGGAGGCGATTGCAGCCGGGGGCGCGGATGCAATCATCTGCCGATCTTTTACGGAGCTGGAATCGGTGGTTGTTTCAATCCGATCGGCAGTGGCGGCGTCCGGCCTGCCGGTGATTGCGTCGATGTGCTTCGACAGCGGCCCGAGTTACTCCGAGACGACGCTCGGCGCCTCGATCCCGCGATTTGCGGAGTGTGCGGCGGAGTCCGGGGCATTCATGATCGGCTGCGACGGGAGCGAGTATCCGGACGGTGCGCCGGCGATCATCACAATGTTGCGCGATGTAACGAAGCTCCCGGTTTATGTGGAGTTGAATGCGGGTCGAGCAGAACTGAGTGAGTCGGGCGTGGATTATCCGGAACAACCCAGGGCCTACGCGGAACGGTTTGCCGCACTGTCGGCCGCCGGCGCGAGCGTGGTCAGTGGTGGACGCGGTGCCGGCGCATTGCACATGCGTGAGATGGTGCGGGCGGCGCTTCGCGCGTCGCGCCGTCGAGATGGAGCCCGTTGA
- the fusA gene encoding elongation factor G, with protein MKAAAKSENNDEDGTAEASPLAKVRNIGVAAHIDAGKTTTTERILYYTGKTHRMGEVDDGTTTTDFDEQEQERGITIFSAAVTCPWKDHTINLIDTPGHVDFTAEVERCLRVLDGAVVVFDAKEGVEAQSETVWRQAHKYKVPAILFINKMDKIGADFFASLKSIEKRLSAHPIPVQIPIGADDTFEGLIDLLSMRAFHFIGDDGSKIDEGDVPPSLADEAAFWRHNLEERVAEMDDALMEKYLEGGPLDSAEIRRVLRQATVSGKAQPVFCGSSLKHVGVQKLIDGVIDYLPSPLDRPPVSAPAAPNDATIVTRRPSKDDPFSALVFKIVAEKPLDLYYLRIYSGTLRGNARVFNNNTGKKENLSKLYRMFAKRRDQIDVATAGDIVVGVGLKDALTGHTLCDANKPILLEKIEFPTPVMSVSVEPKNTRDKDALIDSLEKLSRQDPTFQHRVNKETGQTILSGMGELHLEVLAYKLEHDFRVPVSVGKPLVAYRETVTRPADAEGSFILKTATAPQFAVVQLRVEPLAATESNEEGGAAATAGTSATFQFVNAAPEGQLRPEFIAAARRGIEDTLQVGTLGGFPVLNVRATLLGGSQSESESTELAFENAARRAFEEAMRNAGAVVLEPLMKLEVTVPDDYFGAVSGDLSARRGIIQDTELRNRDRVIHAHVPLAEMFQYATKLRTLTQGRSSWSMEPLTYAAMPPSLQKELLKRYGYE; from the coding sequence ATGAAAGCCGCTGCAAAATCGGAGAATAACGACGAGGATGGCACTGCCGAAGCTTCGCCGCTGGCGAAGGTGCGCAACATCGGTGTCGCCGCCCATATCGACGCCGGCAAGACCACGACGACCGAGCGAATTCTATATTACACCGGAAAAACCCACCGCATGGGCGAGGTCGATGACGGAACAACCACGACCGATTTCGACGAACAGGAGCAGGAACGCGGCATCACGATCTTCAGTGCGGCCGTCACCTGTCCGTGGAAAGACCACACGATCAATCTGATTGACACCCCGGGACATGTGGATTTCACGGCCGAGGTGGAGCGCTGTCTGCGCGTGCTCGATGGGGCGGTGGTCGTTTTCGACGCCAAGGAAGGCGTGGAGGCGCAGTCGGAAACGGTCTGGCGACAGGCCCACAAATACAAGGTGCCGGCCATTCTGTTCATCAACAAGATGGACAAAATCGGCGCGGACTTTTTTGCATCTTTAAAATCCATTGAGAAACGATTGTCGGCCCATCCGATCCCGGTGCAGATTCCGATCGGCGCGGATGATACCTTCGAGGGGCTGATCGACCTGCTCAGCATGAGGGCGTTCCATTTCATCGGGGACGACGGCTCGAAAATCGACGAGGGCGACGTCCCTCCGTCGTTGGCCGACGAAGCCGCGTTCTGGCGGCACAATCTGGAAGAGCGCGTCGCGGAGATGGACGATGCGCTCATGGAGAAGTATCTCGAAGGCGGGCCGCTGGATTCCGCGGAAATTCGACGCGTGTTGCGGCAGGCGACGGTGTCAGGCAAGGCGCAGCCTGTTTTCTGCGGATCGTCGTTGAAGCATGTCGGCGTTCAGAAGCTGATTGACGGCGTGATTGACTACCTGCCGTCTCCGCTGGATCGACCGCCGGTTTCCGCACCGGCCGCGCCGAATGATGCCACAATTGTGACACGCCGCCCCAGTAAGGATGATCCGTTTTCGGCCCTGGTGTTCAAGATCGTCGCGGAGAAGCCGCTCGATCTGTACTACCTTCGGATCTATTCGGGCACGCTCCGGGGCAACGCCCGCGTCTTCAACAACAACACGGGCAAGAAGGAGAATCTAAGCAAGCTGTATCGTATGTTCGCCAAACGGCGCGATCAGATCGATGTCGCGACGGCCGGCGACATCGTCGTGGGCGTCGGGTTGAAGGACGCACTGACCGGACACACGCTTTGTGATGCGAACAAGCCGATTCTGCTGGAAAAGATCGAATTCCCGACCCCGGTCATGAGCGTGTCGGTCGAACCAAAGAACACACGCGACAAGGACGCCCTGATTGACTCGCTTGAAAAGCTGTCACGTCAGGACCCGACTTTTCAGCATCGCGTCAACAAGGAAACGGGGCAGACAATTCTCAGCGGCATGGGTGAACTGCATCTGGAAGTGCTGGCCTACAAGCTGGAGCACGATTTTCGTGTGCCCGTCAGCGTTGGCAAGCCGCTGGTCGCCTATCGCGAGACCGTCACGCGTCCGGCCGATGCCGAGGGCAGCTTCATTCTGAAGACCGCCACCGCGCCGCAGTTTGCCGTCGTTCAACTACGCGTCGAGCCGCTTGCCGCCACCGAGAGCAATGAAGAAGGCGGAGCCGCTGCAACGGCCGGCACATCGGCGACGTTTCAGTTTGTGAATGCGGCTCCCGAAGGTCAACTTCGGCCGGAGTTCATCGCGGCGGCGCGTCGCGGCATTGAGGACACGCTTCAGGTCGGCACGCTGGGCGGTTTTCCGGTGCTGAACGTTCGCGCCACGCTCCTGGGCGGTTCACAGAGCGAATCCGAGAGTACGGAACTGGCCTTCGAAAATGCGGCACGGCGGGCGTTTGAGGAGGCGATGAGAAACGCCGGCGCCGTGGTGCTCGAGCCTCTGATGAAGCTGGAGGTGACCGTGCCAGACGACTACTTCGGGGCGGTCAGCGGCGATCTGAGCGCCCGGCGCGGAATTATTCAAGACACGGAGCTACGGAATCGCGATCGTGTGATCCACGCGCATGTGCCGTTGGCGGAAATGTTCCAGTATGCCACGAAATTGCGAACGCTGACGCAGGGGCGATCTTCGTGGTCGATGGAGCCGCTGACCTATGCCGCAATGCCGCCTTCGCTTCAGAAGGAACTTCTGAAGCGATACGGGTATGAGTAG
- a CDS encoding EamA family transporter: protein MQLRSIYIAADPSRPSVVPKREASVLALVAAFAAVYLIWGSTYLGIRIAIKTLPAFAMAGSRFLIAGIVLYSFCRWRGVKRPAHKDWVNTTIVGAFLLLGGNGCVVWASQTVPSGIVALLVAVLPMWMVLIEWLRPSGVRPGRGVVIGLVVGFMGVAVLVDPRSHLGSGSVNPAEACVLLLGGLLWALGSIYSRQAKMPSSLLMSISMQMITGGLLLSIVAASRGDYSAFRSESISLYSLGAFAYLVVFGSLIGFSAYVWLLQVTTPARVSTYAYVNPVVALVLGWAIENEPLTNNTLIAGAMIVIAVAFITAAGPGRRVKPQRSIMPVPGIEPETCLAPVVPQSDSPGLPDSKPLECSGA from the coding sequence GTGCAGTTGAGGTCAATTTACATCGCCGCAGACCCATCAAGACCATCTGTCGTCCCGAAGCGCGAGGCATCTGTGCTGGCGCTCGTCGCCGCCTTCGCCGCGGTCTATCTCATCTGGGGTTCGACCTATCTCGGAATTCGGATCGCTATCAAGACGCTCCCAGCGTTCGCGATGGCGGGTTCGCGGTTTCTCATTGCCGGAATAGTGCTTTATTCCTTCTGTCGCTGGCGTGGCGTGAAACGTCCTGCGCACAAGGATTGGGTGAATACGACCATTGTCGGGGCATTTCTGCTGCTTGGCGGAAATGGCTGCGTTGTCTGGGCCTCGCAGACGGTGCCCAGCGGCATCGTCGCACTGCTGGTCGCCGTGCTCCCGATGTGGATGGTGCTGATCGAATGGCTACGGCCGTCCGGAGTACGACCCGGCAGGGGTGTGGTGATCGGCCTCGTTGTTGGCTTTATGGGCGTCGCAGTGCTGGTGGATCCGCGTTCGCATCTGGGTTCCGGATCGGTCAATCCGGCCGAGGCGTGCGTGCTGTTGCTGGGCGGCCTGCTCTGGGCGCTCGGATCGATCTACTCGCGCCAGGCCAAAATGCCATCATCGTTGCTCATGTCAATTTCAATGCAGATGATTACCGGCGGACTGCTTCTCTCGATCGTAGCCGCGTCACGCGGAGACTATTCAGCTTTCAGGTCCGAGTCGATCTCGCTCTATTCGCTTGGTGCTTTTGCCTACCTGGTGGTGTTCGGCTCGCTCATCGGATTCTCGGCGTATGTCTGGCTCCTGCAGGTCACGACGCCGGCGCGCGTTTCCACGTATGCCTATGTGAATCCCGTGGTCGCGCTCGTGCTCGGCTGGGCCATCGAAAACGAACCCCTCACGAACAACACGCTGATCGCCGGGGCAATGATTGTCATTGCCGTGGCGTTTATCACCGCCGCGGGTCCGGGGCGACGGGTCAAACCACAGCGATCGATCATGCCGGTTCCGGGAATCGAGCCGGAGACGTGTCTTGCACCGGTTGTACCACAATCGGATTCGCCAGGGTTGCCCGATTCGAAGCCGCTGGAGTGCAGCGGGGCGTGA
- a CDS encoding HEAT repeat domain-containing protein translates to MNRFSVVIALILSALIVPPAPSFGQELADDMVGQHLGAWDAWSAAMRSVERDDTADASAKLEQIVPLKLSDLRLALMADRTGTVRLEQWAAKDDAPAGVKALAEQIKNGRRQKGLAEDGLHFAVIGRFGYADANFKALIDSNPDPVALLELVRYNANRQDTLLKLINNTEVGESAKAFLELLVRGEELLRMDPYEIVTNIQKLGGAPRMAYNATNRLKSSGEYAIPHLIQALQDSNRKSLHPAIIQVIPQIGRSGLNPLVQALGMKDDVTKGIIINALGRIGYKQAVPYLAKIAADSSQAPEIRTAAEQAISALGAGGVSNPAGLFYDLADLYYVGTESLAADPRSDDANIWYLRGNDLRYIPVPRAIFSDVMAMRCCEESLNLASDNDRAVALWLAANYRREAKLGLDVESEQSSPFEAKDSTRPANYPRSIYFGRAAGPRYNHMVLSRAFERRESGVALGAIAALRVTAGEPSLVGNEDYKQSMVQCLMFPNRQVRVKVALALAAALPKTAFSGSENVIPVLSEALAQSDRQAALIVDGDISVQNKLQALMRSLNYECAVGGTLYEAMQAGREANLVNYDIILLASDISEPDVSSSITELRKSFETSATPILVVAKEGEVAKAARLARESNGVEVLDAFVIDLGDFQKISEQVNARISRASQALGMSPLDRILSLDLAIQAAAVLRSVAESNLKVFDVAAATPALVGALSNASEPLRVQAGRTLALIGNVESQEALAEYALDALKGSAERIAAFGSLAESARRNGSLIAEREVVSRLIEFTMNESDLVLRSAASQALGALNLSSNKASEIIRSQHNG, encoded by the coding sequence ATGAATAGGTTCAGCGTCGTCATTGCGCTGATTTTATCCGCGTTGATCGTTCCGCCCGCCCCCTCGTTCGGACAGGAATTGGCCGACGACATGGTGGGCCAGCATCTCGGCGCCTGGGATGCCTGGAGTGCCGCGATGAGGTCGGTCGAACGGGACGACACCGCCGACGCATCTGCCAAGCTCGAACAGATTGTTCCGCTCAAGCTGTCCGACCTGCGATTGGCATTGATGGCCGATCGGACTGGCACGGTTCGGCTGGAGCAGTGGGCCGCGAAGGACGACGCACCGGCCGGTGTCAAAGCGCTGGCCGAGCAGATCAAGAACGGCCGTCGGCAGAAGGGTCTGGCCGAGGACGGCCTGCATTTCGCGGTCATCGGTCGGTTTGGGTATGCCGATGCCAACTTCAAGGCACTGATCGATTCGAACCCCGATCCGGTGGCTCTGCTGGAACTGGTTCGTTACAACGCGAACCGGCAGGACACCTTGCTGAAGCTGATAAACAACACCGAGGTGGGTGAGTCCGCGAAGGCGTTTCTCGAATTGCTGGTCCGTGGCGAAGAGCTTCTGCGCATGGATCCATACGAGATCGTCACGAACATCCAGAAACTCGGCGGTGCACCTCGGATGGCTTACAACGCCACCAACCGGTTGAAGTCTTCCGGCGAGTATGCCATTCCGCATCTGATTCAGGCTTTGCAGGATTCAAATCGAAAGAGCCTGCATCCGGCCATCATTCAGGTGATCCCCCAGATCGGTCGCTCGGGGCTGAACCCGCTCGTTCAGGCACTGGGCATGAAGGACGACGTCACCAAGGGCATCATCATCAACGCCCTCGGACGAATCGGGTACAAGCAGGCCGTTCCGTATCTGGCAAAAATCGCGGCTGATTCGAGCCAGGCTCCGGAGATTCGCACGGCCGCCGAGCAGGCGATCAGCGCCCTGGGCGCCGGGGGCGTCTCGAATCCGGCCGGCCTGTTTTATGATCTTGCGGATTTGTACTACGTCGGGACGGAGTCGCTGGCGGCGGATCCTCGAAGCGACGATGCCAACATCTGGTACCTTCGCGGAAACGACCTCCGCTACATTCCAGTGCCGCGCGCCATCTTCAGCGATGTCATGGCGATGCGATGCTGTGAGGAATCATTGAATCTGGCGTCGGACAACGATCGCGCCGTCGCCCTGTGGCTGGCCGCGAATTATCGCCGTGAAGCAAAGCTCGGCCTCGATGTGGAGAGCGAGCAGTCCAGCCCGTTCGAAGCGAAGGATTCGACGCGACCGGCGAACTATCCCCGGTCCATCTACTTCGGCCGCGCGGCTGGACCGAGGTATAACCACATGGTGCTCAGTCGCGCGTTTGAACGGCGCGAGTCGGGAGTGGCGCTGGGCGCGATCGCGGCGCTTCGCGTGACAGCGGGCGAACCGAGCCTGGTGGGCAACGAAGACTACAAACAGTCGATGGTGCAGTGCCTGATGTTCCCGAATCGGCAGGTTCGAGTGAAGGTCGCGCTCGCGCTGGCGGCGGCTCTGCCGAAGACGGCATTCAGCGGCAGCGAGAATGTGATTCCGGTCCTATCGGAAGCATTGGCGCAGTCGGACCGACAGGCCGCGCTGATTGTCGATGGCGACATCTCCGTGCAGAACAAATTGCAGGCCCTGATGCGGTCGCTGAATTACGAGTGTGCCGTCGGCGGGACGCTGTACGAAGCGATGCAGGCTGGGCGTGAAGCTAACCTCGTCAACTACGACATCATCCTGCTGGCCAGTGATATCTCGGAACCGGACGTGTCGTCGTCCATTACTGAGCTTCGAAAGAGCTTTGAAACGTCGGCGACGCCCATCCTGGTGGTCGCGAAGGAAGGCGAGGTTGCCAAGGCCGCGCGGCTGGCTCGCGAATCCAATGGCGTCGAAGTGTTGGATGCCTTTGTGATCGATCTGGGGGACTTCCAAAAGATCAGCGAACAGGTCAATGCAAGAATCTCGCGGGCGTCTCAGGCGTTGGGTATGTCGCCGCTTGACAGAATTCTATCGCTCGATCTGGCGATTCAGGCAGCGGCGGTTTTGCGTTCCGTGGCGGAGAGCAACTTGAAAGTGTTCGACGTTGCGGCGGCCACTCCGGCGCTGGTCGGCGCCTTGTCAAACGCCTCCGAGCCGCTTCGAGTGCAGGCCGGGCGGACGCTGGCTCTCATCGGCAACGTCGAATCACAGGAGGCGCTTGCGGAGTATGCGTTGGATGCGCTGAAAGGCTCCGCCGAGCGCATCGCGGCATTCGGTTCCCTTGCGGAATCCGCCCGACGCAATGGCAGCCTGATCGCGGAGCGTGAAGTGGTCTCCCGATTGATTGAATTTACCATGAATGAATCCGACCTGGTGCTTCGATCGGCCGCCTCGCAGGCGCTCGGCGCGCTGAATCTCTCCAGCAACAAGGCGAGCGAGATCATCCGCAGCCAGCACAATGGTTGA
- the rplD gene encoding 50S ribosomal protein L4, translating into MIEIPVLDTDGRKIGGEQLDPELLGGRVRHDLLKQAVVAHRANCRQGTVQTKSRADVHGASRKLYKQKGTGRARAGNLRTPVRRGGGHAFAKKNIDYNQKLNRKMRRLARNSAILAKAQAGRAIIVSGIRFDGPSTKKMATTLKAVDAARSTLLAHLGADVNLLKSGRNISVLTLKSIYDISAYDVLRTGKLLFTPEAFKALVSDPVNLGRTVEA; encoded by the coding sequence ATGATTGAGATTCCAGTACTGGATACGGACGGCAGGAAGATCGGTGGCGAGCAACTCGACCCCGAACTGCTCGGCGGTCGCGTCCGGCACGACCTGCTCAAGCAGGCTGTCGTCGCGCACCGGGCAAATTGTCGACAGGGTACCGTGCAGACGAAGAGTCGCGCGGACGTCCACGGCGCTTCGCGCAAACTCTACAAGCAGAAGGGCACCGGCCGTGCTCGAGCCGGTAATCTGCGAACGCCCGTGCGGCGTGGTGGTGGTCATGCCTTCGCGAAGAAGAACATCGACTACAACCAGAAGCTCAATCGCAAAATGCGCCGGCTTGCTCGCAATTCGGCGATTCTCGCCAAGGCTCAGGCCGGTCGGGCGATCATTGTCAGCGGTATTCGGTTCGACGGTCCTTCTACAAAGAAGATGGCGACGACTTTGAAGGCCGTCGATGCCGCTCGATCGACGCTCCTGGCTCATCTCGGTGCGGATGTCAATCTGTTGAAGTCCGGCCGCAACATTTCTGTCCTGACTCTCAAATCAATCTACGACATCAGTGCCTATGACGTGCTCCGGACCGGGAAGCTGCTCTTCACGCCCGAGGCCTTCAAGGCATTGGTATCGGATCCGGTTAATCTCGGTCGCACGGTGGAGGCGTAA
- a CDS encoding bifunctional transcriptional activator/DNA repair protein Ada, whose protein sequence is MFRAIVRRDCEYDGIFFAAVKTTGVFCRPSCPARKPRERNIEYFPTAKEALYAGYRPCLRCRPMDADGRPPPWVARLIDAVERSPADRLRDRDLRAMTIEPSRARRYFNEHYGMTFQAYHRARRMGMALARLREGGDLMTVAMKHGYQSNSAFRDAFEKTFGKTPGAGRRDDCIVATVLPSPVGSLLLGATDKALCLLEFSDRRALESQLKTLRARFECTVVPGRNSVLDQAADELSDYFAGRLRHFRTPLDFPGTPFQVAVWKRLLQIPYGQTISYERLAEDIGRPGAQRAVGTANGSNRIAIIIPCHRVVNKGGKLGGYGGGLWRKQLLLDLERGQRTIPSR, encoded by the coding sequence ATGTTCCGGGCGATCGTGCGACGTGACTGCGAGTACGACGGCATTTTCTTCGCCGCCGTCAAGACGACCGGTGTGTTCTGTCGTCCCTCTTGCCCAGCCAGGAAACCGCGCGAACGCAATATCGAGTACTTCCCGACGGCGAAGGAAGCACTCTATGCCGGGTATCGGCCGTGTCTTCGATGTCGGCCGATGGATGCCGACGGCCGTCCGCCGCCGTGGGTCGCGCGGCTCATCGACGCAGTCGAGCGCTCACCCGCAGACCGGCTGCGCGACCGCGATCTTCGTGCGATGACGATCGAGCCGTCACGCGCGCGGCGATACTTCAATGAACATTATGGCATGACCTTCCAGGCATATCATCGTGCCCGGCGAATGGGCATGGCCCTGGCCCGATTGCGAGAGGGTGGTGATCTCATGACAGTGGCGATGAAGCACGGTTACCAATCGAACAGTGCATTTCGAGATGCCTTTGAAAAGACATTTGGCAAGACGCCGGGCGCGGGGCGGCGGGATGACTGCATCGTCGCGACCGTGCTGCCGAGTCCCGTCGGGTCGCTGCTGCTCGGGGCGACGGACAAAGCGCTCTGCTTGCTGGAGTTCTCCGATCGGCGGGCCTTGGAATCGCAGTTGAAGACGCTTCGTGCTCGATTCGAGTGCACCGTGGTTCCTGGTCGAAACTCCGTGCTCGATCAGGCGGCGGACGAATTGAGCGACTACTTCGCGGGCCGCCTTCGACATTTCCGGACGCCTCTCGACTTTCCGGGCACGCCTTTTCAGGTCGCCGTTTGGAAGCGTCTGCTTCAAATTCCCTACGGGCAGACCATTTCCTATGAGCGTCTCGCGGAGGACATCGGCCGGCCGGGCGCTCAACGGGCGGTGGGGACGGCCAACGGCTCGAATCGAATCGCCATCATCATTCCGTGTCATCGCGTGGTGAACAAAGGTGGCAAGCTGGGAGGTTATGGCGGGGGGCTGTGGCGGAAACAGCTCCTGCTCGACCTGGAGCGCGGGCAGCGCACAATTCCGTCGCGCTGA
- the rplC gene encoding 50S ribosomal protein L3 yields the protein MKAAILGTKIGMTRIFGEGGVTVPVTVILAGPCKVLQVKTKESDGYEAVQLGFLDKKPSRCTRPEIGHARKSGAKPCRFVREVRLVDPTDIKVGDEVKVDVFEEQQIKFVDIVGTSIGKGYQGVMKRHHFAGQESSHGTERKHRAPGSIGGGGSRGGGMAVKRGRRMSGRMGHGRCTVRNLVLVGVDRDRNLLLVKGAVPGPRGGYVVVSRATTKA from the coding sequence ATGAAGGCGGCGATACTTGGAACAAAAATCGGCATGACCCGCATCTTCGGGGAGGGTGGCGTCACGGTCCCTGTTACCGTGATACTCGCCGGCCCCTGCAAGGTGCTTCAGGTCAAGACCAAAGAGTCCGACGGTTACGAAGCGGTGCAACTTGGCTTTCTTGATAAGAAGCCGTCTCGCTGCACGCGGCCGGAGATAGGGCACGCTCGAAAGTCCGGTGCGAAGCCTTGTCGCTTCGTTCGTGAAGTTCGGCTGGTTGATCCCACGGACATCAAGGTTGGTGACGAGGTCAAGGTGGACGTCTTTGAGGAGCAGCAGATCAAGTTTGTCGATATTGTCGGCACCTCGATCGGCAAGGGCTATCAGGGCGTGATGAAGCGGCACCATTTTGCAGGCCAGGAAAGCTCGCACGGCACTGAGCGTAAGCATCGCGCGCCGGGCAGCATCGGCGGTGGCGGTTCCCGTGGTGGCGGCATGGCTGTCAAGCGAGGCCGTCGCATGTCGGGGCGAATGGGGCACGGGCGGTGCACTGTTCGAAACCTGGTCTTGGTCGGCGTGGATCGCGATCGGAATCTGCTCCTGGTCAAGGGTGCGGTTCCTGGTCCGCGAGGCGGTTATGTGGTTGTGTCGCGAGCGACAACGAAGGCATAG
- the rplB gene encoding 50S ribosomal protein L2 → MGVRMYSKTTPGRRNSGVNDFAELTDKSRRPVKSLVRPLPKTGGRNNQGFTTSRFRGGGHKRLYRIIDFRRNKDGIEAVVQAIEYDPNRNTFIALVKYADESLSYVLAPNGLKVGDKIMNGPTAEPNLGNAMPLKYVPIGMDIHNIEMNPGQGGKLVRTAGGAGRLAAKEGDWATIILPSGEMRQVRVECRATIGQLGNVEHKNIVWGKAGRTRHKGRRPHNRGTSMNPIAHPLGGGEGRSGGGRHPCSPTGKLAKGGRTRKPRKNSNRRILRRRKSRRYGEVKLKRRK, encoded by the coding sequence ATGGGCGTGAGAATGTACTCGAAGACGACGCCGGGCCGACGAAACTCGGGCGTCAACGACTTTGCCGAGCTGACTGATAAGAGTCGCCGGCCTGTGAAGTCCCTCGTTCGCCCGTTGCCGAAGACCGGCGGTCGAAACAATCAGGGTTTCACGACATCGCGATTTCGTGGCGGCGGACACAAGCGACTCTATCGAATTATTGATTTTCGTCGGAACAAGGACGGAATCGAGGCCGTCGTTCAGGCGATCGAATACGATCCGAATCGCAACACGTTCATCGCGCTGGTCAAGTATGCGGACGAATCGCTGAGCTACGTCCTCGCGCCGAACGGCCTGAAGGTTGGCGACAAGATCATGAACGGCCCCACGGCTGAGCCGAATCTTGGCAATGCCATGCCGTTGAAGTATGTCCCCATCGGCATGGACATTCACAACATCGAGATGAATCCCGGCCAGGGCGGCAAGCTGGTTCGAACAGCCGGTGGCGCCGGTCGTCTGGCAGCGAAGGAAGGCGATTGGGCGACGATCATCCTGCCGTCGGGCGAAATGCGGCAGGTGCGGGTTGAATGTCGGGCGACGATCGGCCAGCTCGGCAATGTTGAGCACAAAAATATCGTCTGGGGCAAGGCCGGCCGCACGCGACACAAGGGCCGCCGTCCCCATAACCGCGGCACGTCCATGAATCCGATCGCCCATCCGCTGGGCGGTGGTGAAGGCCGCTCGGGCGGAGGTCGACATCCTTGCAGTCCGACCGGCAAGTTGGCCAAGGGTGGTCGAACGCGGAAGCCCCGAAAGAATTCCAACCGTCGGATTCTCCGGCGGCGCAAGAGCCGGCGCTACGGCGAAGTGAAGCTGAAGCGGCGCAAGTAG
- the rplW gene encoding 50S ribosomal protein L23, with product MDIYHVIRRPLITEKGTHQSKLSHEATRSRPGRGGAYSFEVHPKASKIEIRDAIEKIYKVRVESVRTCTRRGKTRMYRGRPGLTRHWKKAVVVLSPDFHIDLF from the coding sequence ATGGATATCTATCACGTCATTAGACGTCCGCTGATTACCGAGAAGGGCACGCACCAGAGCAAGTTGTCGCACGAGGCCACGCGCAGTCGTCCCGGTCGCGGCGGTGCCTACTCGTTCGAAGTGCATCCCAAGGCAAGCAAGATCGAAATTCGGGATGCGATCGAGAAGATTTACAAGGTTCGCGTTGAATCGGTGCGGACCTGCACGCGGCGCGGCAAGACGCGAATGTATCGCGGCCGGCCCGGTTTGACTCGGCACTGGAAGAAGGCCGTTGTGGTTTTGAGTCCGGATTTTCACATCGACCTGTTCTGA